The following proteins are encoded in a genomic region of Reichenbachiella sp.:
- a CDS encoding aspartyl protease family protein, with the protein MKKFALLLASLTPLWSFAQTPTKSIPFELFGDHIIIQLSVDGSDPLDFIFDSGDGITVIDEDIADQLHLVKEKVILNQGTVAGSLIKHNKLEIGDYLLEKNIKVYSTDLDHLEISLGRDFDGIIGYDLLHHHAVRIDYDNMKFEIYEHGQHPKKGEAIPFKLNTAIPTIKGNVVLNNGEPHPGTFFVMTGAGTTLDFNSPYAEEYDVIHKTGEHYFYYVKSISEDETKHYEGMVKSFTFGNQKFEDLPIGISQAKSGTQAHEKVSGILGNKILSRYNVIFDLPAKLIYLEKNKNFDDHFTVNCSGIDIQLSKDKKKVLIHQVFEGSVAEAVGIKQNAELISIDGKRALSEVNFPQIQNLLVQPGKSVKLVIAQDGQEKSVNLALKPLL; encoded by the coding sequence ATGAAAAAATTTGCCCTTCTACTAGCTAGCTTGACCCCACTTTGGAGTTTTGCTCAAACTCCTACAAAAAGCATCCCATTTGAACTTTTCGGTGATCACATTATTATTCAGTTAAGTGTGGACGGTTCAGACCCCTTAGATTTTATATTCGATTCTGGAGACGGGATAACTGTTATAGATGAAGATATCGCAGATCAACTGCACCTGGTCAAAGAGAAAGTAATCCTAAATCAAGGGACTGTTGCAGGTTCATTGATCAAGCATAATAAACTAGAAATTGGGGACTATTTGCTTGAAAAAAACATCAAGGTGTATTCTACGGATTTAGATCATCTAGAGATAAGTTTGGGAAGAGACTTTGATGGCATTATTGGATATGACTTATTGCATCACCACGCTGTTCGTATCGATTACGACAATATGAAATTCGAAATCTACGAGCATGGCCAGCATCCAAAAAAAGGAGAAGCTATTCCATTCAAACTGAACACAGCAATTCCTACCATCAAGGGAAATGTCGTTCTAAACAATGGCGAGCCACATCCAGGTACCTTTTTTGTTATGACAGGTGCCGGTACCACACTGGACTTCAATTCTCCATATGCTGAGGAGTATGACGTCATTCACAAAACTGGAGAGCACTACTTCTACTACGTCAAGAGTATTTCTGAAGATGAGACTAAACACTATGAAGGCATGGTGAAGTCTTTCACTTTTGGCAATCAAAAATTTGAGGACCTTCCAATTGGTATCAGTCAAGCGAAATCAGGCACACAAGCACATGAAAAAGTGTCAGGCATATTGGGCAACAAAATACTCAGTAGATACAATGTGATTTTTGACCTCCCAGCTAAACTCATCTATTTGGAAAAAAACAAAAACTTTGACGATCACTTTACGGTGAATTGCAGCGGTATTGATATTCAACTTTCTAAGGACAAAAAGAAGGTTTTGATTCATCAGGTATTTGAAGGAAGTGTGGCTGAGGCTGTTGGAATTAAGCAAAACGCCGAACTGATTAGCATTGATGGAAAGCGTGCACTATCAGAAGTGAACTTTCCTCAAATACAAAACTTGCTTGTTCAGCCTGGTAAGTCTGTAAAGCTTGTTATTGCCCAGGACGGTCAAGAAAAATCCGTTAACCTCGCATTGAAACCATTATTGTAA